In Salmo salar chromosome ssa24, Ssal_v3.1, whole genome shotgun sequence, the following proteins share a genomic window:
- the LOC106585648 gene encoding serine/threonine-protein kinase Chk2 isoform X1, giving the protein MSQEKPDAYSQTQSQPQTQSQSGSSSSVPGSASQSSSGSGTVSSVDTIPVRDLGSIPEEPEPQPWGLLLPMQRGFRAHNCVEDDAWFGRHTKCNYSFDVPILRESSRFAAYSNKHFRIFREKNIVYVFDNSNNGTFVDGNVIGKGKMLPLANNAVLSLAEERHKVFVFIDLMADEQSNLPKELSEKYMITKKIGVGVCGEVKLAFERATCKKVALKTINKNDFPASVGTATRSAEREIQILQKIDHPCLIKTKDFFQTDDSYYIVLELMEGGELYDRVKSKQQIKEPIAKLYFYQMLKAVEYLHNNGIIHRDLKPENVLLSSHDDVCVIKITDFNQSKILEESALMRTLCGTPTYLAPEVFTDAVTVGYSRAVDAWSLGVVLFVCLAGYPPFYPDARIGLSVSDQITQGIYTFIPSKWDGISDDAKDVVKKLLRVDPNVRLTIEEALQHPWLMDEAMKETAEGIMYPKDSRDADGTADSGDATVASTGKRSREDEEEQQPTKR; this is encoded by the exons ATGTCCCAAGAGAAGCCAGACGCTTACAGCCAGACCCAGTCGCAGCCTCAGACCCAGTCCCAGAGTGGCTCCAGCTCCTCTGTTCCAGGCTCTGCCAGCCAGTCATCCTCTGGGTCTGGCACAGTCAGTTCAGTGGACACCATCCCTGTTAGGGACCTGGGCTCCATACCAGAGGAGCCTGAGCCACAGCCCTGGGGCCTCCTGCTGCCTATGCAGAGAGGCTTCAGAGCCCACA ACTGTGTTGAGGACGACGCTTGGTTTGGTCGGCACACTAAATGCAACTATTCCTTTGATGTCCCCATACTGAGGGAATCATCCAGATTTGCTGCATACAGCAATAAACATTTTAGGATATTCCGA GAGAAGAACATTGTCTATGTCTTTGACAACAGTAACAATGGCACGTTTGTTGACGGTAACGTTATTGGAAAAGGAAAAATGTTGCCACTAGCAAACAATGCAGTGTTGTCCCTTGCTGAAGAACGCCACAAAG TGTTTGTGTTCATTGATCTCATGGCGGATGAGCAGTCCAACCTACCCAAAGAGTTAAGCGAGAAATACATGATTACCAAAAAGATTGGAGT TGGTGTGTGCGGGGAAGTGAAGCTGGCTTTTGAGAGGGCCACTTGCAAAAAGGTGGCCTTGAAGACTATTAACAAGAATGATTTCCCGGCATCTGTTGGC ACTGCCACACGAAGTGCAGAAAGAGAGATCCAGATCCTTCAAAAGATTGACCAT CCATGTCTGATCAAAACAAAAGACTTCTTCCAAACAGATGACTCATACTACATTGTTCTAGAGCT CATGGAGGGTGGAGAACTCTACGACAGGGTCAAAAGCAAGCAACAGATCAAGGAGCCAATTGCCAAGCTATATTTTTACCAGATGTTGAAAGCAGTAGAG TACCTTCACAACAATGGCATCATCCACAGAGACCTCAAACCTGAAAATGTGCTGCTTTCGTCTCACGACGATGTTTGCGTCATCAAG aTCACAGACTTTAATCAGTCCAAGATACTGGAGGAGTCTGCCCTGATGAGGACCCTTTGTGGAACACCCACATACCTGGCACCAGAGGTGTTCACAGACGCAGTCACTGTGGGCTACAGCAGGGCTGTAGACGCCTGGAGTTTAGGGGTCGTCCTGTTTGTGTG TTTGGCAGGCTATCCCCCATTCTACCCTGATGCACGAATTGGTTTGTCAGTCAGTGATCAGATCACCCAGGGAATATATACATTTATTCCATCAAAATGGGACGGCATCTCCGATGATG CCAAAGATGTTGTAAAGAAACTGCTTCGAGTGGACCCCAATGTCCGCCTCACCATTGAGGAGGCTTTACAGCATCCCTGGCTGATG GATGAGGCAATGAAGGAGACCGCTGAAGGCATCATGTACCCCAAGGACTCCAGAGATGCCGATGGCACAGCAGACTCTGGAGATGCCACAGTA GCCTCAACCGGAAAGAGGTCAAGAGAAGATGAGGAAGAGCAGCAGCCAACCAAGAGGTGA
- the LOC106585648 gene encoding serine/threonine-protein kinase Chk2 isoform X2, with protein sequence MKNKQHFPRVSRDPISPENLHVPRLIRNPDCVEDDAWFGRHTKCNYSFDVPILRESSRFAAYSNKHFRIFREKNIVYVFDNSNNGTFVDGNVIGKGKMLPLANNAVLSLAEERHKVFVFIDLMADEQSNLPKELSEKYMITKKIGVGVCGEVKLAFERATCKKVALKTINKNDFPASVGTATRSAEREIQILQKIDHPCLIKTKDFFQTDDSYYIVLELMEGGELYDRVKSKQQIKEPIAKLYFYQMLKAVEYLHNNGIIHRDLKPENVLLSSHDDVCVIKITDFNQSKILEESALMRTLCGTPTYLAPEVFTDAVTVGYSRAVDAWSLGVVLFVCLAGYPPFYPDARIGLSVSDQITQGIYTFIPSKWDGISDDAKDVVKKLLRVDPNVRLTIEEALQHPWLMDEAMKETAEGIMYPKDSRDADGTADSGDATVASTGKRSREDEEEQQPTKR encoded by the exons ATGAAAAACAAACAACATTTCCCACGAGTCTCTAGAGATCCAATTTCCCCGGAAAATCTACACGTGCCGCGATTAATTCGAAATCCCG ACTGTGTTGAGGACGACGCTTGGTTTGGTCGGCACACTAAATGCAACTATTCCTTTGATGTCCCCATACTGAGGGAATCATCCAGATTTGCTGCATACAGCAATAAACATTTTAGGATATTCCGA GAGAAGAACATTGTCTATGTCTTTGACAACAGTAACAATGGCACGTTTGTTGACGGTAACGTTATTGGAAAAGGAAAAATGTTGCCACTAGCAAACAATGCAGTGTTGTCCCTTGCTGAAGAACGCCACAAAG TGTTTGTGTTCATTGATCTCATGGCGGATGAGCAGTCCAACCTACCCAAAGAGTTAAGCGAGAAATACATGATTACCAAAAAGATTGGAGT TGGTGTGTGCGGGGAAGTGAAGCTGGCTTTTGAGAGGGCCACTTGCAAAAAGGTGGCCTTGAAGACTATTAACAAGAATGATTTCCCGGCATCTGTTGGC ACTGCCACACGAAGTGCAGAAAGAGAGATCCAGATCCTTCAAAAGATTGACCAT CCATGTCTGATCAAAACAAAAGACTTCTTCCAAACAGATGACTCATACTACATTGTTCTAGAGCT CATGGAGGGTGGAGAACTCTACGACAGGGTCAAAAGCAAGCAACAGATCAAGGAGCCAATTGCCAAGCTATATTTTTACCAGATGTTGAAAGCAGTAGAG TACCTTCACAACAATGGCATCATCCACAGAGACCTCAAACCTGAAAATGTGCTGCTTTCGTCTCACGACGATGTTTGCGTCATCAAG aTCACAGACTTTAATCAGTCCAAGATACTGGAGGAGTCTGCCCTGATGAGGACCCTTTGTGGAACACCCACATACCTGGCACCAGAGGTGTTCACAGACGCAGTCACTGTGGGCTACAGCAGGGCTGTAGACGCCTGGAGTTTAGGGGTCGTCCTGTTTGTGTG TTTGGCAGGCTATCCCCCATTCTACCCTGATGCACGAATTGGTTTGTCAGTCAGTGATCAGATCACCCAGGGAATATATACATTTATTCCATCAAAATGGGACGGCATCTCCGATGATG CCAAAGATGTTGTAAAGAAACTGCTTCGAGTGGACCCCAATGTCCGCCTCACCATTGAGGAGGCTTTACAGCATCCCTGGCTGATG GATGAGGCAATGAAGGAGACCGCTGAAGGCATCATGTACCCCAAGGACTCCAGAGATGCCGATGGCACAGCAGACTCTGGAGATGCCACAGTA GCCTCAACCGGAAAGAGGTCAAGAGAAGATGAGGAAGAGCAGCAGCCAACCAAGAGGTGA